CCGCGGCCGCCGCCCGGAAGCCGAAGCCGCCGAAACCGATGAACCGGGCCGAGATGCTCCGCCGCATCGACGAACTGCGCAGGCGGGACGCGCGGAAGGCGGCGGAACAGGGCCGTGGGAAGGCCGGTGCGGTGGGCGGTGGCCGTGGGGCGAAGCCCGCGAAGCCCGCGAAGGATGTTCCGGCGCCTAGGGCGGGCGGCTCCCGGGAGGCCGGGCGCGGTCAGGGGCGTACGCCCTCCTCGGGTGTCCGCGCCGCCGCCCCCGCCGGGCCTCAGCCGTACTACGGCGTCGAGATGAAGTCCGTCGGCGGTCGGTGGGTGCAGATGCATCCGGAATCCGAGTAGGGCACGGACAGGCCCTAGATCCGCGTGATGTCTCCCGGCGTCATCCGGGGCGCCCGGCGGGGTGGGACCCGGCCGCTGAGGAGGATCAGGCGGGCCGCCCGGTGGCGTTGGCCCGCGTACGGGGCCAGCAGGTCGAGCATCGCCTCGTCGTCGGTCGTACGGTCGCCGGCCAGGGCCCAGCCGACGATGCCGGGGAGGTGGAGGTCGCCGGTGGTGACCTCGTCCGGGGCGCCGTTGCTGCGCTGGATCGTCTCCGCGCTCGTCCACGGTCCGATGCCGGGGATCAGCTCCAGGCGCGCGCGGGCCGCGGGCGGGTCCATGAGGACGGCCTCCTCCAGGCGGGCCGCGACCCTGGCCGCGCGGACGATCGTCGCCGAGCGCTTGCCGTCGACGTTCGCGCGGTGCCACTCCCACGACGGGATCTGCGTCCACGTCCGCGCGTCCGGCATCACGTACATGCCCTCGGGGACCGCCGGGCCCGGCGCGGGCTCGCCGTACTTCCGTACGAGGTGCCGCCAGGCTCCGTACGCCTCCGTCGTCGTGACCTTCTGCTCCAGGATCGTCGGGATCAGCGACTCCAGGACCAGGCCGGTACGGGTCAGGCGGAGACCGGGGCGGCGGCGGTGGGTCGCCAGGAGCAGCTTGTGGCGGGGGACGAAGGCGGCGGGGTCGTCATCGGCGCCCAGCAGCGCGGGGGCGTTGTCCAGGAGCCAGGTCGCGCCCGGGCCCCAGGCCTCGGCCCCGATCTCCCCGTCACCGGGTGCCACCCGGATCGTGCCGGGGCCGTCGGGGGTCCGGCTCGCCCGCCA
This sequence is a window from Streptomyces sp. NBC_00691. Protein-coding genes within it:
- a CDS encoding DNA-3-methyladenine glycosylase family protein; this translates as MAGRFRPPAPTTRTTIRGGHTPVPTPADAPLDLGLTLGPLRRGPADPTFRVTPDGSVWRASRTPDGPGTIRVAPGDGEIGAEAWGPGATWLLDNAPALLGADDDPAAFVPRHKLLLATHRRRPGLRLTRTGLVLESLIPTILEQKVTTTEAYGAWRHLVRKYGEPAPGPAVPEGMYVMPDARTWTQIPSWEWHRANVDGKRSATIVRAARVAARLEEAVLMDPPAARARLELIPGIGPWTSAETIQRSNGAPDEVTTGDLHLPGIVGWALAGDRTTDDEAMLDLLAPYAGQRHRAARLILLSGRVPPRRAPRMTPGDITRI